A section of the Mesorhizobium loti genome encodes:
- a CDS encoding XRE family transcriptional regulator: MTEGITGEMTSGNVFADLGFDNSEEELRKAKLAREIRAVINRRRLTQAKSAQ; this comes from the coding sequence ATGACTGAAGGAATCACCGGCGAAATGACCAGCGGCAACGTGTTTGCGGATTTGGGCTTTGACAATTCCGAAGAGGAATTGCGGAAAGCCAAGCTCGCCCGTGAGATCCGCGCCGTCATTAACCGTCGGCGCCTCACTCAAGCCAAATCAGCTCAATAG